The DNA sequence GATGACTCGCTATTTCGCCGCCTACAACCTGGTCTGCGGGCCGGTGCTCGACGAACAGAATCACCTGCTGGGCGCGGTGACGGTCGACGACGTGCTGGACCACCTGCTGCCCGATGATTGGCGTGAAACGCCCGAGCCGGACCTGGGGCCGAAACTCGCCGGGAGGCCGTCGTGACCGACCGCTCAACATCTCAGCGGCTCTCCACGCCCCGCACCTCACGGCTCCCCAGCCTGAATATGGATCCCGACGCGCTGGGCCGGTTCACCGAATCGGTGGCGCGGTTCTTCGGCACCGGGCGCTACCTGGCCATTCAGACCGTGCTGGTGGTGGGATGGATCTTGCTGAACGTCTACGCGGTCAGCCTGAAGTGGGACCCCTACCCGTTCATCCTGCTCAACCTGGCCTTTTCCACCCAGGCCGCCTACGCCGCTCCGCTGATCCTGCTGGCCCAGAACCGGCAGGAGAACCGTGACCGGGTCAGCTTGGACGAGGACCGCCGCCGCGCCGCCCAGACCAAGGCCGACACCGAGTACCTGGCTCGGGAACTGGCGTCCCTGCGCCTGGCCGTCGGCGAAGTCGCCACTCGCGACTACCTGCACCATGAGCTCGAGCGGGTCCGGGAACTGCTGGAGTCCCTGCGGCCCGAGCCCGACTCGACCGCCTCGGAATCCCCCCACCGGCCATCCTGACCGGCGACGCAGTCCAGATAACGGTCATCAGCAGGACATGTGTTGGGTATGGTGACCTAGTTCACGAAGCCCGAGCGGTTTCACGAGACTTTTTCGAGGCGGACAAGGGGCAGTCGAGTGCCAACAGGGGGCGCACCGCAACGCGTGTCCCGCGCTGCCAGGGTGCGGCGGGCGGCCCGTTCGGCCCTGCGACCTGCCTTCGGCCTGGCGTTCATCACCCCGCTGGTATTCGCCGGCGCGGTGGGCGCCACGCCCCGCTCGCCGTCGACCTCGCTGCCGCTGCGCAACGCTGCGATCACCCCGCTGGCGGCGTCGGTGCACACGTCCGGCCGCTATTCGGGCCCCTCCGTGGTCGCGGTACCTCGCTCGCAGCCGAATCTGCATGTGGCCGCGGGTGCCCCCGCGGCGCCACCGGCCGCCGTCGTCTATGCACCGGGCACCTTGGGGATCCCCAAGACGGCGCTGGCGGCCTACCAAAACGCCGAGCGGCAGATGGCGGTCGCCGACCCCGAATGTGGGATCAGCTGGAACCTGCTGGCCGGGATCGGACGTATCGAGTCCGGGCACGCCAACGGCGGGGCCACCGACGCGCGTGGCAACGTGCTGCAGCCGATCTACGGGCCGGCGCTGGACGGCACCCTGCCAGGAAACGAAGTCATCGTGGCCAGCAGCGCCCCAGGCCGGGTGGTCTACGCCCGCGCACTGGGCCCCATGCAGTTCCTGCCCGGAACCTGGTCGCGGTATGCCGCCGACGGCGACGGCGACGGTCGCGCGGACCCGCAGAACGTCTACGACGCGACGCTGGCGGCAGCGCGGTACCTGTGCAGCGGTGGGATGAACCTGCGCGAACAGTCGCAGGTCCTGACAGCGATCCTGCGCTACAACAACTCGATGGCTTACGCGGAGAACGTGATGGGTTGGGCGGCGGCCTACGCCACCGGGGTGGCTCCCGTCGATCTGCCGCCGATCGTGGGCCCGGCACCGCCGATCGCGGACCTGCATCTGGAGCACCTGGAACAGCCGGAAGGGCTCGGGCCCGAATCACTCAGCCTGCACGGGATGTCGCGGCTCGACCACCCGGCCGAATCATCGCTGATCGACCTGGGTCAGCCGAGCTTGGAATCCCAGCTGGCGAACCTGCCGTGGCTGCCCCCCTGGATGATCTCGCCCGAGCAGCAGCAACAACAACAGCTGCCGCGCCCGTCGGCGGCCTGCCGGATGATCTGTCTGGAGCCCCAAGCGGTGCCGGCCGCACCAGCACCGCCCAACGGCGTCCCGCCGGCCCCCTTCGGCCCCCCGGAGGCACCGCAGGTCCCGCCGGCGCCGATGCCGGCCTACGCCGTCGCACCGGCCCCCCTGGACGTACCGGGCGGCCCGCCGCCACCGGCGCCGGCGGGTGCACCGCAAGATGGGCCGCAGGCCGTCCCGCCGGCCTGACGTATCTCAGCGGCAAAGGCCCTGCCGTACTGCCTTAGACTCGGTTGCGATGTCCGAGAATCACGATGACACTGCAGCCCTGCACGACGCCATCTATGCAGCGTTGGGCACCGTGCTGGACCCGGACATTCGGCGTCCGATCACCGATCTGGGCATGGTCAAAAGCATCGAGATCGCGGACGACCGCAGCGTCCACGTCACGATCTACCTGACGATCGCCGGCTGTCCGATGAAAGCCGAAATCACCAACAACGTGACCACGGCGATCAACGACGTGCCCGGCACCGGACCCGTCAAGGTCAGCCTGGACGTGTTCAGCGATGAGCAGCGCGCTGAGCTGCGCAAACAGCTGCGCGGCGACGCCAAGGAGCCGGTCATCCCGTTCGCCCAGCCGGGCTCGCTGACCAAGGTGTACGCGATCGCCTCCGGCAAGGGCGGGGTCGGCAAATCGAGTGTGACGGTCAACCTCGCGGTCGCGCTGGCCGAACGCGGCCTGTCCGTCGGGGTGCTCGACGCGGACATCTACGGCCACTCGGTGCCGCGGATGATGGGCGTCACCGCCCTGCCCACCCAGGTCGACTCGATGATCATGCCGCCGATCGGATACGGCGTGAAGGTGATCTCGATCGCGATGTTCACCCAGGGCAACACGCCGGTGGTGTGGCGGGGGCCGATGCTGCACCGGGCGTTGCAGCAGTTCCTCGCCGACGTCTACTGGGGCGACCTGGACGTGCTGTTGCTGGATCTGCCCCCGGGCACCGGCGACATCGCGATCTCGGTGGCCCAGCTGGTGCCGTCGGCCGAGATCCTGGTGGTGACCACGCCGCAGCAGGCGGCCGCGGAGGTGGCCGAGCGGGCTGGGGCGATCGCCCTGCAGACCCGCCAGCAAGTCGTCGGGGTGGTGGAGAACATGGCCGGTCTGGCCATGCCCGACGGGTCCACCATGCACCTGTTCGGCGAAGGCGGCGGCGAGCGGGTGGCCGAACGGCTGACCCGGGCGATGGGCCGGGATGTGCCGCTGCTCGGCCAGGTGCCGATCGACAGCGAGATGGTGACCGGCGGCGACTCCGGATCCCCGGTGGTGCTCTCGCCGGACTCGGCGGCGGGCAAGGAGCTGCGTCGGATCGCCGATCAGCTGGCCACCCGCCGACGCGGACTGGTGGGGATGTCGCTGGGTCTGGACACCGGGGGCTCGCGGCGCTGAGCCTGTGGCGGCGACCCGCAGCGCCCGACTCCGCCGCGCTCGCGATCGCCGCAGGCCGGGGCTAGGTGGCGTCGGTGTCGAAGGGAGCCGGTCCGCCCGGCTCGGGTACCACGGCCGGTATCGGCGGCATCGGACGAGGCTCTGCGGCCAGCGAACCGACCGCGGTGAACAGCGAATCGTCGCCGTCGAGCAGATGGCGGGTCAGCGCGGCGCGCGGGGTCATGCCACGCAACTTCTGCAATTCGCTCAGCGGAACCCGTAGGTCATCGAACTCTGGACCGATCTCGTCGCGCAGCTGGTCGGTGGCGTTGGTGACGTAGTCGCGGGCCTGGCGCAGCGCGCCAGCGGTCCACCGGATGGCTCCCGGCAACCGCTCCGGGCCCAGGATCACCAGTCCGAGCACCACCAGGACGAGCATCTCGCCCCAGCCGACATTCGCGAACATCGAGGCGGACTCTAACTGTCGGGGGTGGGAGTCACCGTCAGCGTCACGTGCCGCCCGTCCCGAACCACCTCGACGGGCGCTTCCTTGCCGATGGTCAGGTTGCGGACCGCCACGACGAACTCGTTGGCGTCGGCGACGCTGCGGTCACCGATCTTGACCACCACGTCGTTCTCGAGCATGCCGCCCTTCTCCGCGGGGCTGCCCACCTTGACGTTGGCGATCTGCGCGCCGGACGCGATGGCGTTGCTGACCGAGCGAGCGCTCACTCCCAGCGTGGGGTGCACGATCTTGCCGTCCTTGATCAGCGCCTCGGCCACGGTCTTCATCTCGTTGACCGGGATCGCGAATCCCAGGCCGCTGGCACTGTCGGACAACGACTTTCCAGCGGTGTTGATCCCGACCAGTTGCGCATCCATGTCGATCAGCGCACCGCCGGAGTTGCCGTGGTTGATCGAGGCGTCGGTCTGCACCGCGTCAATGACGGTGTCGGTGTCGGAGTCGTCGCCGGACAGCGGCACCGGACGGTGCACGGCGCTGATGATGCCGTGGGTCACGGTGCTGCGCAGGCCCAACGGAGCGCCGGCCGCGATCACCTCGTCACCGACCCGGATCTTGTCGGAGTCCCCGAGGCGGGCCACCGACAAGTTGTCGACGTTGTCGACCTTGAGCACGGCCAGGTCGGTCTTCGGGTCGCGGCCGACCAGGTTGGCCAACACCTCTTTGCCGTCGTTGAACACCACGGTCGTCTTGAACTTGCTGGGGTTGTTGGCGGCTTCGGAGATGACGTGGTTGTTGGTGACGATGTAGCCCTTGCCGTCGATGACGACACCCGAGCCCTGCATGCCCTGGTCGTCGCTGACGGACTCGATGGTCACCACGGAGTTGGCGATGGCCTCGGCGACCTTGGCGAACCGACCGGCCGGCTCCTCGGCATTGCCCTTGGTCGACAGCGTCACCTTCGATGTCGTGAAGGCCTCGACGACCTGTGCGGTGGTGCGTCCGACCCAGCCGCCGACCATGCCGATCGCCAGCGCGATCGCGGCGAGCGTGGCCAGCGCACGGTAGGAGATCCGGTCGCCGAACAGCACGTCGCGCACGCCGAGGCGGCCACCCAACTCGCCGGCCGCCCGCGGTACGGGCGGAACCACGGCCGGCGAGCCGAGCGCGGCACCGGCAGCGGGGTCACGCCACGGGTCACCGGTGTCTTCCAGCCCGTCCGGTTTGCCGTTGCGGCCCAGCGCGCCGGCGTCGGCGGGATGGCGCTGCAACGAGGGGCCGGTGCCGTACGGCCGGCTGAAGGCCTCCTTGAGCACCGGGTCCGGCGGCAGGTCACGCGGGATGAACTCGCCCTGCTCGCGGTACTTCTTGGGCCGTACGTCGGCGGGGGTGAAAGAGCCAGGCACTCCGTCGGGCCGACCGAAGGCCTTTTTGGACGCATTGTCCACCGGGGGCCGGTAGACGGGTCGCGGAGCCAAGCGGTTACCGCCGGCGTTCTCGTTGTTGGAGCTCACCTATTCCTCTTCCGGGTCCAGCCCTGGGGCGCTTCCAGGCTCCGCGAGCACAGCATCACCGGGCGCTGACGCCGCTGGAGATCCACCTTACCGACGTTTGCGGCGTTCTTGAGGTTTGCCGTCGTCGAACCGGGCAGGCATCGGCCTGGTGGGCTCGTCAGGCGCACAATCGGCCGGGGAATCGGGGATCTGGGCCAGCAGGCCGAGCAGCGCGGAGGGGATCCGGATCGGATGCGAATCGCGCAGGGCCGAGCGTGCCCGGCCCTGGTATTCCACTTCGGCCGCGCAATCGGGACACAGCGACAGGTGGTGGGCCGCGCGCAGGTGAGCGTTCATCCGCAGCTCGCCGTCGACGTAGGCCGTGATCGCCTC is a window from the Mycobacterium sp. SVM_VP21 genome containing:
- a CDS encoding Mrp/NBP35 family ATP-binding protein, with translation MSENHDDTAALHDAIYAALGTVLDPDIRRPITDLGMVKSIEIADDRSVHVTIYLTIAGCPMKAEITNNVTTAINDVPGTGPVKVSLDVFSDEQRAELRKQLRGDAKEPVIPFAQPGSLTKVYAIASGKGGVGKSSVTVNLAVALAERGLSVGVLDADIYGHSVPRMMGVTALPTQVDSMIMPPIGYGVKVISIAMFTQGNTPVVWRGPMLHRALQQFLADVYWGDLDVLLLDLPPGTGDIAISVAQLVPSAEILVVTTPQQAAAEVAERAGAIALQTRQQVVGVVENMAGLAMPDGSTMHLFGEGGGERVAERLTRAMGRDVPLLGQVPIDSEMVTGGDSGSPVVLSPDSAAGKELRRIADQLATRRRGLVGMSLGLDTGGSRR
- a CDS encoding RNA polymerase subunit sigma-70 → MTDRGGVFRRAFSWLPAQFASQSDAPVGAPRQFGSTEHLCSEAITAYVDGELRMNAHLRAAHHLSLCPDCAAEVEYQGRARSALRDSHPIRIPSALLGLLAQIPDSPADCAPDEPTRPMPARFDDGKPQERRKRR
- a CDS encoding lytic murein transglycosylase, which gives rise to MRRAARSALRPAFGLAFITPLVFAGAVGATPRSPSTSLPLRNAAITPLAASVHTSGRYSGPSVVAVPRSQPNLHVAAGAPAAPPAAVVYAPGTLGIPKTALAAYQNAERQMAVADPECGISWNLLAGIGRIESGHANGGATDARGNVLQPIYGPALDGTLPGNEVIVASSAPGRVVYARALGPMQFLPGTWSRYAADGDGDGRADPQNVYDATLAAARYLCSGGMNLREQSQVLTAILRYNNSMAYAENVMGWAAAYATGVAPVDLPPIVGPAPPIADLHLEHLEQPEGLGPESLSLHGMSRLDHPAESSLIDLGQPSLESQLANLPWLPPWMISPEQQQQQQLPRPSAACRMICLEPQAVPAAPAPPNGVPPAPFGPPEAPQVPPAPMPAYAVAPAPLDVPGGPPPPAPAGAPQDGPQAVPPA
- a CDS encoding trypsin-like peptidase domain-containing protein; the encoded protein is MSSNNENAGGNRLAPRPVYRPPVDNASKKAFGRPDGVPGSFTPADVRPKKYREQGEFIPRDLPPDPVLKEAFSRPYGTGPSLQRHPADAGALGRNGKPDGLEDTGDPWRDPAAGAALGSPAVVPPVPRAAGELGGRLGVRDVLFGDRISYRALATLAAIALAIGMVGGWVGRTTAQVVEAFTTSKVTLSTKGNAEEPAGRFAKVAEAIANSVVTIESVSDDQGMQGSGVVIDGKGYIVTNNHVISEAANNPSKFKTTVVFNDGKEVLANLVGRDPKTDLAVLKVDNVDNLSVARLGDSDKIRVGDEVIAAGAPLGLRSTVTHGIISAVHRPVPLSGDDSDTDTVIDAVQTDASINHGNSGGALIDMDAQLVGINTAGKSLSDSASGLGFAIPVNEMKTVAEALIKDGKIVHPTLGVSARSVSNAIASGAQIANVKVGSPAEKGGMLENDVVVKIGDRSVADANEFVVAVRNLTIGKEAPVEVVRDGRHVTLTVTPTPDS
- a CDS encoding DUF1003 domain-containing protein; amino-acid sequence: MTDRSTSQRLSTPRTSRLPSLNMDPDALGRFTESVARFFGTGRYLAIQTVLVVGWILLNVYAVSLKWDPYPFILLNLAFSTQAAYAAPLILLAQNRQENRDRVSLDEDRRRAAQTKADTEYLARELASLRLAVGEVATRDYLHHELERVRELLESLRPEPDSTASESPHRPS
- the tatB gene encoding Sec-independent protein translocase protein TatB; translation: MFANVGWGEMLVLVVLGLVILGPERLPGAIRWTAGALRQARDYVTNATDQLRDEIGPEFDDLRVPLSELQKLRGMTPRAALTRHLLDGDDSLFTAVGSLAAEPRPMPPIPAVVPEPGGPAPFDTDAT